Genomic DNA from Carnobacteriaceae bacterium zg-C25:
CAAAATATTTTGACGTTTATGTACAAAACGGCGCAAATGGTATGGAAGTGTATTCTTATACATTTGTGAATAAAGAAAATAATAAAGTTAAAGATTCAACTGGCGGTGGTTTTGTGAATGACTACGGTGTTGAACCTGGACCAGTTCCAGTGACACCAGACCCAACTAATCCAAATGACCAACCAAAAAATGAAGAACCAACACGAAACACAAATACAGACCCTAATAAAGCGTTAAGTAAATTGAAAATTAAAAAAGAAGTTCGTGGTAACCAAGGGGATAAACAAAAAGACTTTACCTTTAAACTTAAAGTTGATGGAGATGCCGGCGAAAAGTATAATGTAAAATTCAACAATACATCTCGTGCTGCTGCTAAAATCGAAAGCAAAGGCGACGAAGTTACCATTACATTAAAAGACGGTGAATGGGCAGAAATTAGTGGTTTATCAAAAGATGACAAAGTTACGGTAACAGAAAATTCTTATGCTACTGAAGGTTACTCAACAAAACATAAAGATGGTGAAAATGCTGAAGCAGTAGAAGGTGCTACAGTAGAAAATAAAAAAATTACTTCTGATGATACAGTAACATTCATTAACGAAAAAGAAATTACAACACCAACAGGTTTATTACTTGAATACGGACCATATTTATTATTAGTAACAGCAGCTGCTGGTATGCTTGTATTGAGCTTACGTAGACGTTCAGAAGAAGAATAATTAGGAATACTTCATGGAAAAAGCGGCTATATTCGCACGAGCGGGAAATAGAGTGATTCAAAAGTGTTTCTTGATATTATCACTACTCATGTTTCTTTTTGGTAGTTATTGCCTTTGGGATAATATGAGAATTAGCCAAGGCGCCTTTGTATCGAAAGAGTTACTGGCGTACAAACCACATCAGAATAATAGTTCGCTATCCTTATCGGATTTACAAAAAATAAATTCTGATGTGGTGGGTTGGTTGACCATTGATGATACACATATTGACTACCCTTTGGTTATTGGAAAAACCACATTAGAGTATGTCAACAAAGATATTTATGGCAATTTCTCTTTGTCGGGTGCTATCTTTTTAGATTCTCAAAATAGCCGAGATTTTCTGGATCCTTATACGGTTATTTACGGGCATCATATGAGCAATAGAGCGATGTTTGGTGATTTAGAAAATTTTTTAGAAAAAGACTTTTTTGAACAACATCAAACGGGAACGTTGTCAGCATTTGAAAAAGAATTTAATGTGAGTATATTTGCTGCAATGAAAACGATAGCTTCTGATGAAATTGTTTATAATGTAACGCATCGAGACGCTATGAGAGTTTTGGAGCATGTAAAAAATAACGCCGTGCACTATCGAGAAATTGGTGTTCAGCCAACGGATCAGTTGATTTGTTTATCAACGTGTTCGGATACTACAACAAATGGACGTATTTTGTTATTTGGGCGAATCAGCTTGAAATAATTAGTCAGAAAGGAGTTTTGAATATCATATGAAAAAAATGATGACGTATTTCGTAACGTTTATCATGTTGTTGACGTTCACAAATCAATCGTATGCATTTGCAGAGTCGATTCGTTATGAAACAACTATTCCTGTGACTATTGAAATGGATGATCAGACCAATAATAAAGGTGACAATACCGTTTTTAAAGCTGTTTTGACAGCCGAGGACGGTACAGAAAAAGAACTTGACGTTAAATCAAATACGACAGCCTATTTTAAAGGATTGACGTACACTAAGGTTGGAGATTACACGTATACGCTTAAACAAAAAGTTAAAGATGATTCACTTCTTGAATATGATTTGAGTGAGTATACAGTTCTAGTGCGTGTGTTGAATGATGGTCAAAATGGGTTGACTGGTAAACTGATTGCCATGAAATCGGGTGAATCTGCAAAAAGTGATATTGTGTTTCATAATCACATGAAGCCGATTATCCCTAACGTGCAGACCCCACCAACAACAAATGGACTTTCGGGTTTTCTACCGTTTACGGGTGAACAACAGATGTCTATTGTCCTTGCCTTAGGTATTTTAGCGTTTGATTTTTTC
This window encodes:
- the srtB gene encoding class B sortase encodes the protein MEKAAIFARAGNRVIQKCFLILSLLMFLFGSYCLWDNMRISQGAFVSKELLAYKPHQNNSSLSLSDLQKINSDVVGWLTIDDTHIDYPLVIGKTTLEYVNKDIYGNFSLSGAIFLDSQNSRDFLDPYTVIYGHHMSNRAMFGDLENFLEKDFFEQHQTGTLSAFEKEFNVSIFAAMKTIASDEIVYNVTHRDAMRVLEHVKNNAVHYREIGVQPTDQLICLSTCSDTTTNGRILLFGRISLK